A single Bosea sp. PAMC 26642 DNA region contains:
- a CDS encoding DUF1127 domain-containing protein: MFVTMIAAKIRSYLRYRETVRELSRLTDRELDDLGLSRSEIPFVARTHAIV, from the coding sequence ATGTTCGTCACCATGATTGCTGCCAAGATCCGCTCTTACCTTCGCTATCGTGAGACCGTCCGCGAGCTGTCGCGTCTGACCGATCGCGAGCTGGATGATCTGGGCCTGTCGCGCTCGGAAATCCCCTTCGTCGCGCGTACGCACGCCATCGTCTGA
- the trmFO gene encoding methylenetetrahydrofolate--tRNA-(uracil(54)-C(5))-methyltransferase (FADH(2)-oxidizing) TrmFO produces MEPIHIIGGGLAGSEAAWQAAQAGVPVVLHEMRPVRKTEAHQTDGLAELVCSNSFRSDDSLSNAVGQLHWEMRRLDSLIIAKGDAHQVPAGGALAVDRDGFSQGVTAALESHPLITIDRAEIAGLPPELWDNVIIATGPLTSPALAQGIQSLTGEDSLAFFDAIAPIVHFDSVDMEQAWFQSRYDKVGPGGTGADYINCPLDRDQYEAFIDALLAAEKTEFKEWEGTPYFDGCLPIEVMAERGRETLRWGPMKPVGLTNKHNPTVKAYAVVQLRQDNALGTLFNMTGFQTKLKYGEQAAIFRMIPGLQNAEFARLGGIHRNTYLNSPKLLDERLRLKADPRLRFAGQITGCEGYVESAAIGLLAGRMAAAERLGRPLDLPPATTALGALVNHITGGHIVTIDEGPRSFQPMNINFGLFPHIEGQATHGPDGKKLKGPAKSVARKHALTARAKVEMETWAEGVTAQAAE; encoded by the coding sequence ATGGAACCCATTCATATCATCGGCGGCGGTCTCGCGGGCTCCGAAGCCGCCTGGCAGGCAGCACAGGCCGGCGTGCCGGTCGTCCTGCACGAGATGCGGCCCGTCCGCAAAACCGAGGCGCACCAGACGGACGGCCTGGCCGAGCTGGTCTGCTCCAACTCCTTCCGCTCCGACGATTCGCTCAGCAACGCTGTCGGCCAGCTCCACTGGGAGATGCGTCGGCTCGATTCGCTGATCATCGCGAAGGGCGACGCCCATCAGGTGCCGGCCGGCGGCGCGCTCGCCGTCGATCGAGACGGGTTTTCGCAAGGCGTCACGGCAGCTCTCGAATCGCATCCGCTGATTACGATCGACAGGGCCGAGATCGCCGGGCTTCCGCCAGAACTGTGGGACAACGTCATCATCGCGACAGGCCCTCTCACTTCGCCCGCGCTGGCGCAGGGCATCCAGTCCCTGACCGGCGAGGATTCGCTCGCCTTCTTCGACGCGATAGCGCCGATCGTGCATTTCGATTCTGTCGACATGGAGCAGGCCTGGTTCCAGTCACGCTACGACAAGGTCGGGCCCGGCGGCACAGGGGCCGATTACATCAACTGCCCGCTCGACCGCGATCAGTACGAGGCCTTCATCGACGCGCTGCTGGCAGCCGAGAAGACCGAGTTCAAGGAATGGGAGGGCACGCCCTATTTCGACGGCTGCCTGCCGATCGAGGTCATGGCGGAACGCGGCCGCGAAACCCTGCGCTGGGGGCCGATGAAGCCGGTCGGCCTGACCAACAAGCACAACCCGACCGTCAAGGCCTATGCCGTGGTGCAGCTCAGGCAGGACAATGCGCTCGGCACCCTGTTCAACATGACCGGCTTCCAGACCAAGCTGAAATATGGCGAGCAAGCCGCGATCTTCCGGATGATTCCGGGCCTCCAGAATGCCGAATTCGCGCGGCTCGGCGGTATCCACCGCAACACATATCTGAACTCGCCAAAACTGCTCGACGAGCGACTGCGCCTGAAGGCCGATCCGCGCCTGCGCTTCGCCGGCCAGATCACCGGCTGCGAGGGCTATGTCGAAAGCGCCGCGATCGGCCTGCTGGCGGGCCGCATGGCGGCGGCCGAGCGACTAGGCCGGCCACTCGACCTGCCGCCCGCGACGACGGCGTTGGGCGCGTTGGTCAACCACATCACCGGCGGCCACATCGTCACCATCGACGAGGGTCCGCGCTCGTTCCAGCCGATGAACATCAATTTCGGCCTGTTCCCGCATATCGAGGGCCAGGCGACGCATGGTCCCGACGGCAAGAAGCTGAAAGGTCCGGCCAAGAGCGTCGCCCGCAAGCACGCGCTGACGGCCCGCGCGAAGGTCGAGATGGAGACATGGGCCGAAGGCGTCACGGCGCAGGCAGCGGAGTAA
- a CDS encoding phytoene/squalene synthase family protein — MTTQTDDRRQTAHHALPDAYAHCTALVREHDHDRYIAALYAPESQRPALFALYAFSHEIARVRSAVSEPLPGEVRMQWWRDLLEGEEKGQAQSHPVAAALLDAVARYRLPIAPLTGLIEARIFDLYDDPMPSLRDLEGYAGETSSALIRLASIVLANGRDPGGAAACGHAGVAYALCGLMRAFPWHAAAGQVYLPADILSRNGVTRDDIVSGRGGPGVLYSLKELREIARKHLKKLRDLRETVPSAVAPAFLPSALVEPYLKRMERGGYDPYRTIITMPAWQRQWAVWRAAKVAG; from the coding sequence ATGACGACACAAACCGACGACCGCCGGCAAACCGCGCACCATGCGCTTCCCGACGCTTACGCCCATTGCACCGCGCTGGTGCGCGAGCACGACCATGACCGCTATATCGCGGCGTTGTATGCGCCCGAATCGCAGCGGCCGGCCTTGTTTGCGCTCTATGCCTTCAGCCACGAGATCGCCCGCGTACGCTCGGCCGTCAGCGAGCCGCTGCCCGGTGAGGTGCGTATGCAGTGGTGGCGCGACCTGCTCGAGGGCGAGGAGAAGGGGCAGGCGCAGTCGCATCCCGTCGCGGCCGCCCTGCTCGATGCGGTCGCGCGCTACCGCCTGCCGATCGCACCGCTGACCGGGCTGATCGAGGCGCGCATTTTCGATCTCTATGACGATCCGATGCCGTCGCTGCGCGATCTCGAAGGCTATGCCGGCGAGACGTCGAGCGCGCTGATCCGGCTTGCCTCGATCGTGTTGGCCAATGGCCGTGATCCTGGTGGTGCGGCGGCCTGCGGCCATGCCGGCGTGGCCTATGCGCTGTGCGGACTGATGCGCGCCTTTCCGTGGCACGCGGCGGCGGGGCAGGTCTATCTGCCCGCGGATATCCTCTCGCGCAACGGCGTCACGCGCGACGACATCGTCAGCGGGCGTGGCGGACCGGGCGTGCTCTATTCTCTGAAGGAGCTGCGTGAGATCGCGCGCAAGCATCTGAAAAAACTGCGCGATCTGCGCGAGACCGTGCCCTCGGCCGTGGCACCTGCCTTCCTGCCGTCGGCGCTGGTCGAGCCTTACCTCAAGCGCATGGAGCGCGGCGGCTACGATCCCTACCGCACGATCATCACGATGCCGGCTTGGCAGCGGCAATGGGCGGTTTGGCGGGCGGCGAAGGTCGCAGGGTAG
- a CDS encoding Mth938-like domain-containing protein — MSRFEGFVPGRYQLDAFGAGGFRFADMSHRGSILATPAGIRQWPVGRFTEITMESLQPVLDEADSVDFLLIGTGNDIAFLPSAWREHFRGSGITLEGMATGPAARTYNVLVGEDRRVAAALIAVD, encoded by the coding sequence ATGTCCCGCTTCGAGGGTTTCGTCCCCGGCCGCTATCAGCTCGATGCGTTTGGCGCGGGTGGATTTCGCTTCGCGGATATGAGCCATCGGGGCTCGATCCTGGCGACGCCGGCCGGGATACGGCAATGGCCGGTGGGGCGCTTTACCGAGATCACGATGGAAAGCCTTCAGCCCGTGCTGGATGAGGCCGACAGCGTCGATTTTCTGTTGATCGGCACCGGAAACGACATCGCCTTCCTGCCATCCGCGTGGCGCGAGCATTTTCGCGGATCTGGCATCACGCTCGAAGGCATGGCGACGGGGCCCGCGGCGCGGACCTATAATGTCCTGGTCGGCGAGGACCGGCGGGTGGCGGCGGCGCTGATCGCGGTGGATTGA
- the secF gene encoding protein translocase subunit SecF: MRLLRIVPDDTRFKIVRFRRFSYPFSAAYSVLVIALFLTVGLNFGIDFKGGTLIEMQAKAGRPDIAQVRATAHGLGFGEAEVQEFGSGGEISMRFALQPGGEAAQQGVVVKAREAFSGTYDFRRVETVGPRVSGELVQAGTLGVVLAVMGVLIYLWFRFEMQLAIGAILGTLHDIVLTVGFFLITQLEFNLTSIAAILTIVGYSLNETVVVFDRTRELLRRYKTMPIPDLLDLSVNSTLSRTAITSTTTVLALIALVFFGGTAIEGFALVMLFGVVVCTYSAMFVSTPVLLYLDVRAGRPDHAEEKLPAGAKPKAG; the protein is encoded by the coding sequence ATGCGCCTGCTTCGCATCGTTCCCGACGACACCCGCTTCAAGATCGTCCGCTTCCGGCGCTTCAGCTATCCGTTCTCGGCAGCCTATTCGGTGCTGGTGATCGCGCTGTTCCTGACCGTCGGCCTGAATTTCGGCATCGATTTCAAGGGCGGCACGCTGATCGAGATGCAGGCCAAGGCCGGCCGGCCGGACATCGCGCAGGTGCGCGCGACCGCCCATGGGCTCGGCTTCGGCGAGGCCGAGGTCCAGGAGTTCGGCTCGGGCGGCGAGATTTCGATGCGCTTCGCGTTGCAGCCGGGCGGCGAGGCGGCCCAGCAGGGCGTCGTGGTGAAGGCCCGCGAGGCGTTCTCCGGGACCTATGATTTCCGCCGCGTCGAGACGGTCGGTCCGCGCGTGTCCGGCGAACTTGTGCAGGCCGGTACGCTGGGCGTCGTGCTCGCCGTGATGGGCGTGCTGATCTATCTCTGGTTCCGCTTCGAGATGCAGCTCGCGATCGGCGCGATCCTCGGCACGCTGCACGACATCGTGCTGACCGTCGGCTTCTTCCTGATCACCCAGCTCGAATTCAACCTGACCTCGATCGCGGCGATTCTGACCATCGTCGGCTATTCGCTGAACGAGACGGTGGTGGTGTTTGACCGCACACGCGAATTGCTGCGGCGCTACAAGACCATGCCGATCCCGGACCTGCTCGACCTCTCGGTCAACTCGACCCTGTCGCGCACCGCGATCACCTCGACGACGACCGTGCTCGCGCTGATCGCGCTGGTCTTCTTTGGCGGCACCGCGATCGAGGGCTTTGCGTTGGTGATGCTGTTTGGCGTCGTGGTCTGCACCTATTCGGCAATGTTCGTCTCGACGCCCGTCCTGCTTTATCTCGACGTCCGTGCCGGTCGGCCCGACCACGCCGAGGAGAAGCTGCCGGCGGGTGCGAAGCCGAAGGCCGGTTGA
- the secD gene encoding protein translocase subunit SecD produces the protein MLRFQARKVIAVLLLLFFGCGLALPNLLSPETRTAIERGAPSWIPRFLLPTRAVVLGLDLQGGSHVLLEIDRADLVRSQVTQLRDDLRRILRDERVSFQGGIGLTARGVQVRVPEAADRAKLLPKLRELAQQVGTLGAFGPSGNNTIDVSEQPDGLVQMSLTEAGANERVRRAVEQAMEVLRRRVDALGTTEPNIQRQGLDRILVQVPGLQDPQRLKDILGQTAKLQFRMVAENQSGDVDMLPSNDAAGQLVPVERRVIVEGEDLVDAQPAFDSRTSQPIVNFRFNIRGAQRFGQATTENLGRPLAIVLDNKVISSPVIQSPITGGSGQISGNFTVEAVNNLAILLRAGALPAKMTIVEERTVGPGLGADSIQAGKMATLIATVLVIIYMILTYGVFGLIASIALLVHVCLIFGLMSVLGATMTLPGIAGIVLTIGTAVDSNVLIYERMREESHQGRSLVSALEAGFQRAFATIIDSNVTMLIAAVALFSLGSGPVRGFAVVFILGILTTVITAVTLTRMLIALWYRWAKPKALPF, from the coding sequence ATGCTTCGTTTCCAGGCCCGCAAGGTCATCGCGGTTCTCCTCCTGCTGTTCTTCGGCTGCGGGCTCGCTCTGCCGAACCTGCTTTCGCCTGAGACGCGTACCGCGATCGAGCGCGGCGCACCGTCATGGATCCCGCGCTTCCTGCTTCCGACGCGGGCGGTGGTGCTCGGGCTCGATCTGCAGGGCGGCTCGCATGTGCTGCTGGAGATCGACCGAGCGGACCTCGTCCGCAGCCAGGTGACGCAGTTGCGCGACGATCTGCGTCGGATTCTGCGCGACGAGCGCGTCAGCTTCCAGGGCGGCATTGGACTCACCGCGCGCGGTGTGCAGGTGCGCGTGCCAGAGGCCGCCGACAGGGCGAAGCTCCTGCCGAAGCTGCGCGAACTGGCCCAGCAGGTCGGGACGCTCGGCGCTTTCGGGCCTTCGGGCAACAATACGATCGACGTCAGCGAGCAGCCGGACGGTCTAGTGCAGATGTCGCTGACCGAGGCCGGTGCAAACGAGCGGGTGCGCCGCGCCGTCGAGCAGGCGATGGAGGTGCTGCGCCGCCGCGTCGATGCGCTCGGCACGACGGAGCCGAACATCCAGCGCCAGGGCCTCGACCGCATTCTGGTGCAGGTACCGGGCCTGCAGGATCCGCAGCGGCTGAAGGATATTCTCGGCCAGACCGCCAAGCTCCAGTTCCGCATGGTCGCCGAGAACCAGAGCGGCGATGTCGACATGCTGCCGTCCAACGATGCCGCCGGACAGCTCGTGCCGGTCGAGCGCCGGGTGATCGTCGAAGGCGAGGATCTGGTCGACGCTCAGCCGGCCTTCGATTCGCGCACCAGCCAGCCGATCGTGAATTTCCGCTTCAATATCCGCGGTGCCCAGCGCTTTGGCCAGGCGACCACCGAGAACCTCGGCCGTCCGCTGGCGATCGTGCTCGACAACAAGGTGATCTCATCTCCCGTCATCCAGTCGCCGATCACGGGCGGCTCGGGCCAGATTTCGGGCAATTTCACCGTCGAGGCGGTCAACAACCTCGCCATCCTGCTGCGGGCGGGCGCGCTGCCGGCCAAGATGACCATCGTCGAGGAGCGCACCGTCGGCCCCGGCCTCGGCGCCGATTCGATCCAGGCCGGCAAGATGGCGACGCTGATCGCGACCGTGCTCGTGATCATCTACATGATCCTGACCTATGGCGTGTTCGGCCTGATCGCGTCGATCGCGCTGCTGGTCCATGTCTGCCTGATCTTCGGGCTTATGTCGGTGCTCGGCGCGACGATGACGCTGCCCGGCATCGCCGGCATCGTGCTGACCATCGGCACGGCGGTCGATTCCAACGTGCTGATCTATGAGCGCATGCGCGAGGAATCCCATCAGGGCCGGAGCCTCGTCTCGGCGCTGGAGGCTGGATTCCAGCGCGCCTTCGCCACCATTATCGATTCCAACGTCACCATGCTGATCGCGGCGGTGGCGTTGTTCTCGCTGGGTTCGGGTCCGGTGCGAGGCTTTGCGGTCGTGTTCATCCTCGGCATCCTCACGACCGTCATCACGGCCGTGACACTGACGCGGATGCTGATTGCCTTGTGGTATCGCTGGGCCAAGCCCAAAGCCCTGCCGTTCTGA
- the yajC gene encoding preprotein translocase subunit YajC, translating into MSLVPFVLIFVIMWFLIIRPQQKRVKTHQEMIKNVRRGDTVITAGGIIAKVTKVIDDGELEAEIAEGVKVKFVKGMITDVRTKGEPVKS; encoded by the coding sequence ATGTCGCTGGTCCCGTTCGTGCTGATTTTCGTGATCATGTGGTTCCTGATCATCCGTCCGCAGCAGAAGCGGGTGAAGACGCATCAGGAGATGATCAAGAACGTGCGCCGTGGCGACACCGTGATCACGGCCGGCGGCATCATCGCCAAGGTCACCAAGGTGATCGACGACGGCGAACTCGAGGCCGAGATCGCCGAAGGCGTGAAGGTCAAATTCGTCAAGGGCATGATCACGGACGTCCGCACCAAGGGCGAGCCGGTCAAGAGCTGA
- a CDS encoding ATP-binding protein, whose product MTDTVPDQTLATLLRIANALERIAPPARKPAALAQADAFVWHPAAIELSPVAKVNRVELSLLRGVDRVRDTLAENTERFAKGLPANNVLLWGARGMGKSSLVKSVHADTNRRLAGHVLPLKLIEIHREDIESLPVLMGLLRPDPHRAIVFCDDLSFDGQDTSYKSLKAALDGGVEGRPDNVVFYATSNRRHLLPRAMMENERSTAINPGEAVEEKVSLSDRFGLWLGFHKCSQDEYLAMIDGYVGHFGLEIAPDTLRHEALEWATTRGSRSGRTAWQYIQYLAGRLGKRLEG is encoded by the coding sequence ATGACCGACACCGTCCCAGATCAGACGCTCGCGACCCTTCTGAGAATCGCGAACGCGCTGGAGCGCATCGCGCCGCCCGCGCGCAAGCCGGCAGCGCTGGCGCAGGCCGACGCCTTCGTCTGGCATCCGGCCGCCATCGAGCTGAGCCCGGTCGCCAAGGTGAACCGGGTCGAGCTCTCCTTGCTGCGCGGCGTCGACCGTGTCCGCGACACGCTGGCCGAGAACACCGAGCGCTTCGCCAAGGGCCTGCCGGCCAACAACGTCCTGCTCTGGGGCGCGCGCGGCATGGGCAAGTCGTCGCTGGTCAAGTCGGTCCATGCCGACACCAACCGGCGCCTCGCCGGCCATGTGCTGCCCCTGAAGCTGATCGAGATCCACCGCGAGGACATCGAGAGCCTGCCGGTCCTGATGGGGCTGCTGCGGCCCGATCCGCACCGTGCCATCGTCTTCTGCGACGATCTCTCCTTCGACGGGCAGGACACCTCCTACAAATCGCTGAAGGCGGCGCTCGACGGCGGTGTCGAGGGCAGGCCCGACAACGTCGTGTTCTACGCCACCTCGAATCGCCGCCATTTGCTGCCGCGCGCGATGATGGAGAATGAGCGCTCGACCGCGATCAATCCCGGCGAGGCGGTCGAGGAGAAGGTCTCGCTATCGGACCGCTTCGGCCTCTGGCTCGGCTTCCACAAATGCAGCCAGGACGAATATCTCGCGATGATCGACGGCTATGTCGGCCATTTCGGCCTTGAGATCGCCCCCGACACGCTGCGCCACGAGGCGCTCGAATGGGCGACGACCCGCGGCTCGCGCTCGGGCCGCACCGCCTGGCAGTACATCCAGTATCTCGCCGGACGGCTGGGCAAGCGGCTGGAAGGGTAG
- a CDS encoding LysM peptidoglycan-binding domain-containing M23 family metallopeptidase: protein MRFSDAPFTSPFKSAQAPAGGRDPATTGSLGRGGDAPSASYSAPAPAVASVRSQPLPPPQSSMAMRAPAPAPASAPNAGSASGWSAQGGTPVVVAQGETLDVISSRYGVPRSALMSANGLSGSTLAPGSTVIIPVYNATASAARAPAAAPAPREMVRSAPVPAEPRNVLARPAVTRPAPVAVATPAARIAAPPAIDPKVAAAADARAKAAADAQAMRDSRAKFAAEAKAKAEARKTAAAAAPAPAPAKPVVAEAKKPAPEKVKPVVVASAPAETQVSAVPKSEPVAEPKTTASIPKQEEASAGDKADFRWPARGRVIQGFSGKGGNEGINIAVPEGTPIKAAEGGTVAYAGNELKGYGNLVLIRHPNGYVSAYAHNGDLKVKRGDTVKRGQVVAQSGQTGNVQSPQLHFELRKGSSPVDPTPYLNN from the coding sequence ATGCGTTTCAGCGACGCCCCTTTCACAAGCCCCTTCAAGAGCGCGCAGGCTCCGGCCGGCGGCCGCGACCCGGCGACGACCGGCTCGCTCGGCCGCGGTGGCGACGCGCCGTCCGCGAGCTATTCGGCTCCGGCCCCTGCGGTCGCGTCCGTTAGGTCGCAGCCGCTGCCGCCGCCGCAATCGTCCATGGCGATGCGTGCTCCGGCTCCCGCTCCCGCATCTGCTCCCAACGCCGGTTCGGCATCTGGCTGGTCAGCTCAGGGCGGAACGCCTGTCGTCGTCGCCCAGGGCGAGACGCTCGACGTGATTTCCTCACGCTACGGCGTGCCGCGCTCGGCGCTGATGTCGGCGAACGGGCTCTCGGGCTCGACGCTCGCGCCGGGCTCGACCGTGATCATCCCGGTCTACAACGCCACGGCAAGCGCCGCCCGGGCTCCTGCTGCCGCGCCTGCTCCAAGGGAGATGGTCCGCAGCGCTCCGGTCCCGGCCGAGCCACGGAACGTGCTGGCAAGACCGGCTGTCACGCGCCCCGCTCCTGTCGCCGTTGCGACACCGGCTGCCCGGATCGCGGCACCTCCCGCGATCGATCCCAAGGTCGCCGCTGCTGCCGACGCCAGGGCCAAGGCTGCCGCCGATGCCCAGGCGATGCGCGACTCGCGCGCCAAATTCGCCGCTGAAGCCAAGGCCAAGGCGGAGGCCAGGAAGACGGCCGCTGCCGCGGCGCCAGCTCCCGCGCCAGCCAAGCCTGTCGTCGCCGAGGCAAAGAAGCCTGCGCCCGAGAAGGTCAAGCCGGTGGTCGTCGCCAGTGCGCCCGCCGAAACCCAGGTCAGCGCCGTGCCCAAATCCGAGCCGGTTGCCGAGCCCAAGACGACGGCGAGCATTCCCAAGCAGGAAGAAGCCTCCGCTGGCGACAAGGCCGATTTCCGCTGGCCGGCCCGTGGCCGCGTCATTCAGGGCTTCAGCGGCAAGGGCGGCAATGAGGGCATCAACATCGCGGTTCCCGAAGGCACGCCGATCAAGGCGGCCGAGGGCGGCACCGTCGCCTATGCCGGCAACGAGCTGAAGGGCTATGGAAACCTCGTGCTGATCCGCCACCCCAACGGGTACGTCTCGGCCTATGCCCATAACGGCGATCTCAAGGTCAAGCGCGGCGACACCGTCAAGCGCGGTCAGGTCGTGGCCCAGTCGGGCCAGACCGGCAACGTCCAGTCGCCGCAGTTGCACTTCGAACTGCGCAAGGGTTCTTCGCCGGTGGATCCGACGCCCTATCTCAACAACTGA
- a CDS encoding protein-L-isoaspartate O-methyltransferase family protein: MTDETASSAGERTVAFLLSLRAQGVRDLTVLRAMEKVARERFAPSRFADLARQDVSVPLPCGQTMTAPHTVASLLSALDLQPSMRVLEVGTGSGYVAALLSAMGAEVVSLERYRTLALAAHERLAGNGFAAVDLRHADGFQPDRTLGRFDRILVNGVAHAIPEALLTRLAPAGKLVGALRVEGAARRVLVTRIEDGAFDHATGPAVRLPPLMPGLAQAL, from the coding sequence ATGACCGACGAAACGGCCTCCAGCGCGGGCGAGCGGACCGTCGCCTTCCTTTTGTCGCTGCGGGCTCAGGGAGTGCGCGATCTCACCGTGCTGCGGGCCATGGAGAAGGTGGCGCGCGAGCGTTTCGCGCCGTCGCGCTTTGCAGATCTGGCGCGGCAGGACGTCTCCGTGCCGCTGCCCTGCGGCCAGACCATGACGGCGCCACACACCGTGGCGAGCCTGCTCTCGGCGCTCGACCTGCAGCCTTCGATGCGCGTGCTCGAAGTCGGCACCGGCTCGGGTTATGTCGCGGCGCTGCTGTCGGCGATGGGCGCGGAGGTGGTTTCGCTCGAACGCTACCGGACGCTGGCGCTGGCGGCGCATGAACGGCTCGCCGGAAACGGCTTTGCCGCGGTCGACCTGCGCCATGCCGACGGGTTCCAGCCCGACAGGACGCTCGGCCGCTTCGACCGCATCCTCGTCAACGGCGTTGCCCACGCGATTCCCGAAGCGCTGCTGACGCGGCTGGCGCCCGCAGGAAAGCTAGTCGGGGCGCTGCGCGTCGAGGGTGCGGCGCGGCGTGTGCTGGTGACGCGCATTGAGGACGGCGCGTTCGACCATGCGACGGGGCCTGCCGTGCGCCTGCCGCCGCTGATGCCGGGGCTGGCACAGGCACTGTGA
- the surE gene encoding 5'/3'-nucleotidase SurE: MRILVTNDDGIHAEGLSVLEAIAAQLSDDVWVVAPETDQSGVAHSLSLSNPLRLRQIGERRFAVAGTPTDCVIMAARSILIDQRPDLVLSGVNRGQNVAEDVTYSGTIAAAMEGTLLGIPSIAISQAYGPQGRDHIHWDCTRHHAPGVIKRLLAEGIPNDILFNLNFPNVPPAEVAGVAVTVQGRRDQELMKLEPRQDGRGNPYFWIAFQRSKSEPANGTDLRALSEKKISVTPLELDRTHEPTLTKFARVFA; encoded by the coding sequence ATGCGCATTCTCGTCACCAATGATGACGGCATCCATGCCGAGGGGCTTTCCGTGCTGGAGGCGATCGCCGCGCAGTTGTCCGACGACGTCTGGGTGGTTGCGCCCGAGACCGACCAGTCGGGCGTGGCGCATTCGCTGTCGCTGTCGAACCCGCTGCGGCTGCGCCAGATTGGCGAGAGGCGCTTTGCCGTGGCCGGCACGCCGACCGATTGCGTGATCATGGCGGCGCGCTCGATTCTGATCGACCAGCGGCCCGATCTCGTGCTGTCTGGCGTCAATCGCGGGCAGAACGTCGCCGAGGACGTGACCTATTCCGGCACCATCGCGGCCGCGATGGAGGGCACGCTGCTGGGTATCCCCTCGATCGCGATCAGCCAGGCCTATGGGCCGCAGGGCCGCGACCATATCCACTGGGACTGCACGCGCCACCATGCGCCCGGCGTCATCAAGCGGCTGCTGGCGGAAGGAATCCCGAACGACATCCTGTTCAACCTGAATTTCCCCAATGTGCCTCCCGCCGAAGTCGCGGGCGTGGCGGTGACGGTGCAGGGCCGGCGCGACCAGGAACTGATGAAGCTGGAGCCGCGCCAGGACGGGCGGGGCAATCCGTATTTCTGGATCGCCTTCCAGCGCAGCAAGTCGGAGCCCGCCAACGGCACCGATCTGCGCGCGCTGTCGGAGAAGAAGATTTCGGTGACGCCGCTCGAACTCGACCGGACGCATGAGCCGACGCTGACGAAGTTCGCGCGGGTCTTCGCTTGA